A section of the Amycolatopsis sp. AA4 genome encodes:
- a CDS encoding DUF6886 family protein — MRPEPGQVLHFSEDPGITRFVPHVAATARQPQPYVWAVDADRCPDYWFPRQCPRAMAWATPRTTEDDRERILGGDDRVHAVEYRWLDALRTAKLFAYRLPSTSFRPFGEHACVATEPVVPLGPAEPVGDLLRLHEEAGIQLRVLPNLWPFWDAVTASTAGFSGIRLRNARPRA, encoded by the coding sequence ATGCGACCCGAACCTGGCCAGGTACTGCATTTTTCCGAGGATCCGGGGATCACGCGGTTCGTGCCCCATGTCGCGGCGACCGCGCGGCAGCCGCAGCCGTACGTCTGGGCGGTCGACGCCGACCGCTGTCCGGACTACTGGTTCCCGCGGCAGTGCCCGCGCGCCATGGCGTGGGCCACGCCGCGGACCACGGAGGACGACCGGGAACGGATCCTCGGCGGCGACGATCGGGTCCACGCCGTCGAATACCGCTGGCTGGACGCGCTCCGGACGGCGAAATTGTTCGCCTACCGGCTTCCCTCCACCAGTTTCCGTCCGTTCGGCGAGCACGCCTGCGTCGCCACCGAGCCGGTCGTGCCGCTCGGGCCCGCCGAACCGGTCGGCGATCTCCTGCGCCTGCACGAGGAGGCGGGGATTCAGCTGCGGGTGCTTCCGAACCTCTGGCCGTTCTGGGACGCGGTGACCGCGAGCACGGCGGGGTTCAGCGGGATCCGGCTCCGCAACGCGCGGCCACGGGCCTGA
- a CDS encoding carboxymuconolactone decarboxylase family protein, which translates to MTKRIALATGGLYQAMSHLQGEVKKASANAGLDKKLIELVKVRASQINGCAYCLDMHAALAVEAGESPRRLYVLEGWRETELFTEQERAALAYTEAMTLISDHRDVPEDVYAEAVRVFTEDQYRALAWCVVAINTWNRLMVASHAELPERAA; encoded by the coding sequence ATGACGAAGCGAATCGCGCTCGCCACGGGCGGGTTGTATCAAGCGATGTCCCACCTGCAGGGCGAGGTGAAGAAGGCCAGCGCGAACGCGGGGCTCGACAAGAAGCTCATCGAACTGGTCAAGGTCCGCGCGTCGCAGATCAACGGATGCGCCTACTGCCTCGACATGCACGCGGCGCTGGCCGTCGAGGCCGGGGAATCGCCGCGGCGGCTTTACGTGCTCGAAGGCTGGCGCGAGACCGAACTGTTCACCGAGCAGGAACGCGCCGCGCTCGCCTACACCGAGGCGATGACCCTGATCTCGGACCACCGGGACGTCCCCGAAGACGTCTACGCCGAGGCGGTCCGTGTGTTCACCGAGGACCAGTACCGCGCGCTGGCGTGGTGCGTCGTCGCCATCAACACCTGGAACCGGCTCATGGTCGCGAGTCACGCCGAGTTGCCGGAGCGTGCGGCGTGA
- a CDS encoding serine protease, protein MITSLLAGLVAGLVAVPAGPVQQPLASSAAEQQAVFAYWTPQRLAALTEPASQNPPKSGPDGAPWPDPLPKTVGRLFYTDHGEDASCTATVVRSKNRSTIVTAGHCVNNTDLLGEHNAWNTHVMFVPGYRDGQAPYGKFAARIGVVDRTWLANDQQNAQKFDTYDQAFAVLGPNESGQLVQDAVGAQQIGFDRPGAAKVTQFGYPRAASDPARQGLPEYTGARLAYCTGTARQWTGTPTYPDSPDLWGTACVMGGGSSGGPRLRDFNPATGSGTVVGDNTHAGFFAADGKPCSHDDGCTRYLVGPQFSSKVTKPLYETAQR, encoded by the coding sequence ATGATCACTTCCCTCCTCGCCGGACTGGTCGCCGGGCTGGTGGCCGTTCCCGCCGGTCCGGTGCAGCAGCCGCTCGCTTCCTCCGCCGCCGAACAGCAGGCGGTGTTCGCCTACTGGACCCCGCAACGCCTGGCCGCGCTGACCGAACCGGCGTCGCAGAACCCGCCGAAGAGCGGGCCCGACGGCGCGCCGTGGCCGGACCCGCTGCCGAAGACGGTCGGGCGGCTCTTCTACACCGACCACGGCGAGGACGCGAGCTGCACGGCGACCGTCGTCCGCAGCAAGAACCGCAGCACGATCGTCACGGCCGGGCATTGCGTCAACAACACCGATCTCCTCGGCGAGCACAACGCCTGGAACACGCACGTCATGTTCGTCCCCGGCTACCGCGACGGCCAAGCGCCGTACGGGAAGTTCGCCGCCCGGATCGGGGTCGTCGACCGCACCTGGCTCGCGAACGATCAGCAGAACGCGCAGAAATTCGACACCTACGACCAAGCCTTCGCGGTCCTCGGCCCGAACGAATCCGGCCAGCTGGTGCAGGACGCGGTCGGCGCGCAGCAGATCGGCTTCGACCGGCCCGGCGCGGCGAAGGTGACCCAGTTCGGCTACCCGCGGGCGGCGTCCGATCCAGCACGCCAGGGACTGCCGGAGTACACCGGGGCGAGGCTGGCGTATTGCACTGGCACCGCACGGCAGTGGACCGGCACGCCGACATATCCGGACTCTCCCGATCTGTGGGGCACGGCGTGCGTCATGGGCGGCGGTTCGAGCGGCGGTCCGCGACTGCGGGACTTCAACCCGGCAACTGGTTCAGGCACTGTCGTCGGGGACAACACCCATGCGGGATTCTTTGCCGCAGACGGGAAACCGTGCTCGCACGACGACGGCTGCACTCGGTACTTGGTGGGCCCGCAGTTCAGCAGCAAGGTGACCAAGCCGCTCTACGAAACCGCGCAGCGTTAG
- a CDS encoding membrane protein — MSRTKRVAVTSPQTRLARSRRLERGRWRMPRLRAPEAERAAVLYRIQRRRGIPALVAMFVLVLGLPVLFSLAPSLDSVRLWGIPLSWLLIAVLPYPVLAGLSWWQLRRAEKIEDER, encoded by the coding sequence ATGAGCCGCACCAAACGCGTCGCCGTCACCAGTCCGCAGACGAGGCTCGCCCGGTCGCGGCGGCTCGAACGCGGACGCTGGCGGATGCCACGCCTGCGCGCGCCGGAAGCGGAACGCGCGGCGGTGCTGTACCGGATCCAGCGTCGCCGCGGGATCCCCGCGCTGGTGGCGATGTTCGTGCTCGTGCTGGGTTTGCCGGTGCTGTTCTCGCTCGCCCCGTCGCTCGACAGCGTGCGGCTGTGGGGAATTCCGCTGTCCTGGCTGCTGATCGCGGTCCTGCCGTACCCGGTGCTGGCCGGGCTCTCGTGGTGGCAGCTGCGCCGCGCGGAGAAGATCGAGGACGAGCGGTGA
- a CDS encoding DUF485 domain-containing protein has product MSAGDPSGAPPDPTWEQVHDSAEFRQLRGRLRRFVFPMAGLFLAWYLLYVLLADYAHGFMSTKIVGNFTVGLLFGLLQFVSTFLITWLYVRYANKNLDPLAERIKDDIENPAKEGA; this is encoded by the coding sequence ATGAGCGCAGGCGACCCGTCCGGCGCGCCGCCGGACCCGACCTGGGAGCAGGTGCACGACAGCGCCGAGTTCCGCCAACTCCGCGGCCGGCTCCGCCGGTTCGTGTTCCCGATGGCCGGACTGTTCCTCGCCTGGTACCTGCTCTACGTCCTGCTCGCCGACTACGCGCACGGCTTCATGAGCACGAAGATCGTCGGCAACTTCACTGTCGGCCTCCTCTTCGGGCTGCTGCAGTTCGTGTCCACGTTCCTGATCACGTGGCTGTACGTGCGCTACGCCAACAAGAACCTCGACCCGCTGGCCGAGCGGATCAAGGACGACATCGAGAACCCCGCGAAGGAGGGCGCGTGA
- a CDS encoding LytTR family DNA-binding domain-containing protein, producing the protein MSGLRVLAVDDLAPALDELCRMLREAPEVGEVVGASDALKALKLLQADRFDAVFLDISMPGLDGLELASLLAKLSEPPVIVFVTAHDGHAVTAYGIGAVDYLLKPVRTERLAAALAKVTRLVPSGVRRSTPDAMAALPVDSGGRTRYVRRDDVLFAEANGDYVRLHTRNGVHPVRMPISRLEEYWEGTGFTRVHRGFLLAVSAVLELRSDTTGGLLAHTEAGDVPVSRRHARDLRDRLLEAAQRGQLGSAR; encoded by the coding sequence GTGAGCGGGTTGCGGGTGCTGGCGGTCGACGATCTCGCGCCGGCCTTGGACGAGCTGTGCCGGATGCTGCGGGAAGCCCCGGAAGTCGGCGAGGTCGTCGGCGCGAGCGATGCGTTGAAGGCGCTGAAACTGTTGCAGGCAGACCGTTTCGACGCGGTCTTCCTCGACATCTCCATGCCCGGTTTGGACGGGCTGGAACTCGCCTCGCTGCTGGCGAAACTGTCCGAACCGCCGGTGATCGTGTTCGTCACCGCGCACGACGGGCACGCGGTGACCGCGTACGGCATCGGCGCGGTGGATTACCTGCTCAAACCGGTGCGCACGGAACGGCTTGCCGCCGCGCTGGCGAAGGTGACCCGGCTGGTGCCGAGCGGTGTCCGGCGGTCCACGCCGGACGCGATGGCCGCGCTGCCGGTCGATTCCGGCGGCCGCACGCGGTACGTCCGCCGCGACGACGTGCTGTTCGCCGAAGCCAACGGCGATTACGTCCGGCTGCACACGCGAAACGGCGTGCATCCGGTACGAATGCCGATCTCGCGGCTCGAAGAATATTGGGAAGGCACCGGTTTTACCCGCGTGCACCGCGGATTCCTTCTCGCGGTGAGTGCGGTGCTGGAACTTCGCAGCGACACGACGGGCGGGTTGCTGGCGCACACCGAGGCCGGTGATGTGCCGGTGAGCCGACGGCATGCGCGCGACCTCAGGGACCGGCTGCTGGAGGCGGCGCAGCGTGGACAGCTCGGGAGTGCCCGGTGA
- a CDS encoding sensor histidine kinase, with protein MTESARLPWRSRPDAVGVLGAARKVSDDLKDGLSGVRARRAAHGLRRLFDVAGLGLSDLSGTLLWSGRPGADDAVSQILDDVLHREEPITVRGVTAVPLHVHDELAGALLLVGEVSSAVTRQAADLVVQSLERGRLEASADQAAQAELRALRAEMSPHFVYNALTVIASFVRSEPDRARDLMLDFADYTRYSLSRHGEYTVVAEEFRAVETYLALQRAVLGERLKVQVRVAPEVLAVAVPYLVLEPLVENAIRHGIEPRSGTGLVQVHGQAEGNDCVISVEDDGVGMEPERAAAILAGSGDGTGLGLANVDRRLRTVYGAWYGLTVETAVGEGTRVVLRVPRFQPGVLP; from the coding sequence ATGACCGAGAGTGCCCGGCTGCCGTGGCGCTCCCGCCCGGACGCTGTCGGCGTGCTCGGCGCGGCGCGTAAAGTCTCCGACGACCTGAAAGACGGCCTTTCCGGAGTCCGCGCCCGACGCGCCGCCCACGGCCTGCGCCGGTTGTTCGACGTGGCCGGGCTGGGGCTCTCCGACCTGTCCGGCACCTTGCTGTGGTCTGGCCGCCCCGGCGCCGACGACGCGGTCTCCCAGATCCTGGACGACGTGCTGCATCGGGAAGAGCCGATCACCGTGCGGGGCGTGACCGCGGTTCCGCTGCACGTCCACGACGAGCTGGCCGGCGCGTTGCTGCTGGTCGGCGAGGTTTCCAGCGCGGTGACCCGGCAAGCCGCGGACCTGGTCGTGCAGTCTCTGGAGCGAGGTCGGCTCGAAGCGTCGGCGGACCAGGCCGCGCAAGCCGAACTCCGAGCGTTGCGCGCGGAGATGTCGCCGCATTTCGTCTACAACGCGCTCACCGTGATCGCCTCGTTCGTCCGGTCGGAACCGGACCGCGCCCGCGACCTGATGCTCGATTTCGCCGACTACACCCGCTACAGCCTGTCGAGGCACGGCGAGTACACCGTCGTCGCCGAGGAGTTCCGCGCGGTGGAAACGTATCTCGCGCTGCAGCGCGCGGTGCTGGGCGAAAGACTCAAGGTGCAGGTGCGGGTCGCTCCGGAAGTGCTTGCGGTGGCGGTGCCGTACCTGGTACTCGAACCCCTCGTGGAGAACGCGATCCGGCACGGCATCGAGCCGCGGTCGGGCACCGGGCTCGTCCAGGTGCACGGACAGGCGGAAGGGAACGACTGCGTGATCAGCGTCGAGGACGACGGGGTCGGCATGGAGCCCGAGCGCGCCGCGGCCATCCTCGCCGGCAGCGGCGACGGCACCGGGCTCGGACTGGCCAATGTGGACAGACGATTGCGCACCGTGTACGGGGCCTGGTACGGCCTGACCGTGGAAACCGCGGTGGGCGAAGGCACCCGGGTCGTGCTGCGCGTGCCGCGGTTCCAGCCGGGGGTGCTGCCGTGA
- a CDS encoding peptidylprolyl isomerase gives MKRLLVSVLTALSLVAVAAPASAAEAGPPKVTSGPCRYTETPDDPAVRPVSLPRDPKHTPDHGSVDVAVFSNQGLLPLRLNRAQAPCTVQSFLHLSAHGFYNQTTCHRLTAYPTLKVLQCGDPSGTGEGGPGYKFRDELPTTLPPAPSDPTGKRRTYARGLLAMANAGPDTNGSQFFVVYGDSSLLPNYTVFGTVGEPGLRTLDRVAAGGIQPDADTPPGKTPVDGKPVRKTDLELVLPLCLFCGR, from the coding sequence ATGAAAAGACTGCTCGTGTCCGTGCTGACCGCGTTGTCGCTGGTCGCGGTGGCCGCCCCGGCTTCGGCGGCGGAGGCGGGGCCGCCGAAGGTCACCTCGGGGCCGTGTCGGTACACGGAAACTCCGGACGATCCCGCGGTGCGCCCGGTTTCGTTGCCGCGGGACCCGAAGCACACGCCGGACCACGGCAGCGTCGACGTCGCCGTGTTCTCCAACCAGGGCTTGCTCCCGCTGCGTCTCAACCGCGCGCAGGCCCCGTGCACCGTGCAGAGCTTCCTGCACTTGTCCGCCCACGGCTTCTACAACCAGACGACCTGCCACCGGCTCACGGCGTACCCGACGCTGAAGGTCCTGCAGTGCGGCGACCCGTCCGGCACCGGCGAGGGCGGTCCGGGCTACAAGTTCCGCGACGAACTCCCGACGACCCTCCCGCCCGCCCCGTCCGACCCGACGGGCAAGCGCCGCACGTACGCGCGCGGCCTGCTGGCGATGGCGAACGCCGGACCGGACACGAACGGCTCGCAGTTCTTCGTGGTGTACGGGGATTCCAGCCTGCTGCCGAACTACACGGTCTTCGGCACGGTCGGCGAGCCCGGACTGCGCACGCTGGACCGCGTCGCGGCGGGCGGCATCCAGCCGGACGCGGACACCCCGCCGGGGAAGACTCCGGTGGACGGCAAGCCGGTGCGGAAGACGGATCTGGAGCTGGTTTTGCCGCTGTGCCTGTTCTGCGGTCGCTGA
- a CDS encoding cation acetate symporter, with protein sequence MDIALAVAPVVLVTLLIGVRGVAAMRTTSDFLVASRRISPFVNSAAVSGEYLSAASFLGVAGLMVKDGVGALWYPVGFTAGYVAMLVLVAAPMRRSGALTVPDFAEARLASPALRRLAAVVVLVIGTIYVVPQFRTAGLVLTAVGGTPYWVGVVIAGTAVSVTLALGGMRAATYVQAFQFFLKLLLFLVPALWLVLQIGAETRDASLTPVEFTRFSHATPVQFDHDVTLTFREPTAIEGRGTLPPGELVVHKGEQLIFAAGAQVPGVSGEVALGGPDWQRPLLEIDKGYPLLGTWAVLIATVLGTMGLPHVLMRFHTSPDGRAARRTAAITVALLGVFYLFPGIYGVLGRVLVPQLYLSGNTDTVVVALPAQVDHGWAGQLFTALLTAGAFAAFLATSLGLLLVMSGALAYDLMPGGLRRLRVTVVFAAIAMVLLALPSARLDAGVLVTWGFTVAASTFCPLLVLGIWWQRLTAAGAIAGVLTGLAASSGSILFALAGPATHGWVAILVSQPAPWSVPLAFGVMITVSLRGRPPSWAGAAMVRLHLDERPSSASGDRSSTVRRAARRLSR encoded by the coding sequence ATGGACATCGCGCTCGCGGTAGCCCCGGTCGTCCTCGTCACGCTGCTCATCGGCGTGCGCGGGGTCGCCGCCATGCGCACGACGTCCGACTTCCTGGTGGCCTCCCGGCGCATCTCGCCCTTCGTCAACTCCGCCGCGGTGTCCGGCGAATACCTCTCCGCGGCGTCGTTCCTGGGCGTGGCCGGGCTGATGGTGAAGGACGGCGTCGGCGCGCTCTGGTACCCGGTCGGCTTCACCGCGGGATACGTCGCGATGCTGGTGCTCGTCGCCGCGCCGATGCGCAGATCCGGCGCGCTCACCGTCCCCGACTTCGCCGAAGCGCGGCTCGCCTCCCCCGCGCTGCGCCGCCTCGCCGCGGTGGTCGTGCTGGTGATCGGGACCATCTACGTAGTCCCGCAATTCCGTACCGCCGGGCTGGTGCTCACCGCGGTCGGCGGGACCCCGTACTGGGTCGGCGTGGTCATCGCGGGCACCGCGGTCAGCGTCACGCTCGCGCTCGGCGGGATGCGCGCCGCGACGTACGTCCAGGCGTTCCAGTTCTTCCTGAAACTCCTGCTGTTCCTCGTCCCCGCACTGTGGCTGGTGCTCCAGATCGGCGCGGAAACCCGCGACGCGAGCCTCACTCCGGTCGAGTTCACCCGCTTCTCGCACGCCACCCCAGTGCAGTTCGACCACGACGTCACCCTCACCTTCCGCGAACCCACCGCGATCGAGGGTCGCGGCACGCTGCCACCCGGAGAGCTGGTGGTGCACAAGGGAGAACAGCTCATCTTCGCCGCCGGGGCACAGGTTCCCGGCGTCAGCGGAGAGGTCGCGCTCGGCGGGCCGGACTGGCAGCGTCCGCTGCTGGAAATCGACAAGGGCTACCCGCTGCTCGGCACCTGGGCGGTGCTCATCGCGACCGTCCTCGGCACGATGGGCCTGCCGCACGTCCTGATGCGCTTCCACACCAGCCCGGACGGCCGCGCCGCGCGCCGCACCGCCGCGATTACCGTGGCGCTGCTCGGAGTCTTCTACCTTTTCCCCGGCATCTACGGCGTCCTCGGCCGGGTTCTCGTGCCGCAGCTGTATTTGTCCGGCAACACCGACACCGTGGTCGTCGCGCTTCCCGCGCAGGTCGACCACGGCTGGGCCGGGCAGTTGTTCACCGCTTTGCTGACCGCGGGCGCGTTCGCCGCGTTCCTGGCGACGTCGCTGGGGTTGCTGCTGGTGATGTCCGGCGCGCTCGCCTACGACCTGATGCCCGGCGGCCTGCGCCGGCTGCGGGTGACCGTCGTGTTCGCCGCGATCGCGATGGTGCTGCTCGCGCTGCCGTCCGCGCGGCTCGACGCCGGGGTGCTGGTGACGTGGGGGTTCACCGTCGCCGCGTCGACGTTCTGCCCGCTGCTCGTGCTCGGCATCTGGTGGCAGCGGCTCACCGCGGCGGGCGCGATCGCCGGGGTGCTCACCGGGCTGGCCGCCTCGTCCGGGTCGATCCTGTTCGCGCTGGCCGGACCCGCGACGCACGGCTGGGTGGCGATCTTGGTCTCGCAACCGGCACCCTGGTCGGTACCGCTCGCGTTCGGCGTGATGATCACGGTGTCACTGCGCGGGCGCCCACCGTCCTGGGCCGGGGCCGCGATGGTGCGGTTGCATCTCGACGAACGCCCTTCGTCCGCTTCCGGGGACCGTTCGTCAACCGTTCGTCGTGCGGCGAGGCGTTTGAGCCGCTGA
- a CDS encoding cation acetate symporter → MKTLAASVEGSNPALNITIFALFVVITLVIVFRASRNTKTASDYYAAGRAFTGPQNGIAISGDYLSAASFLGIAGAIAVYGYDGFLYSIGFLVAWLVALLLVAELLRNTGKFTMGDVLAFRMKQRPVRAAAAISTLVVSFFYLLAQMAGAGGLVALLLGIEGKAAQSLVIAVVGVIMIAYVLIGGMKGTTWVQIIKAALLIVGALAMTLWVLGKYGFNFSSLLQGAVDKAGKAGEALLGPGKQYGKDGTTKLDFFSLGIALVLGTAGLPHVLMRFYTVPTAREARRSVVWAIVLIGVFYLFTLVLGYGAGALVGPDAIKKAPGGVNSAAPLLALNLGGPVLLGLISAIAFATILAVVAGLTITASASFAHDVYANVLKKGKANTGSEVRVARITAVVIGIVAILGGILANGQNVAFLVALAFAVAASANLPTILYSLFWKRFNTQGALWSIYGGLIVTIVLIVFSPAVSGKPVDPKTGKSASMLQGVDFHWFPLDNPGLVSIPIAFILGWLGTILSKEHDPAKFAEMEVRALTGAGAEKAVQH, encoded by the coding sequence GTGAAGACTCTCGCCGCGAGCGTCGAGGGCAGCAACCCGGCGCTCAACATCACGATCTTCGCGCTGTTCGTGGTCATCACCCTGGTGATCGTGTTCCGCGCCAGCCGCAACACGAAGACCGCGTCCGACTACTACGCGGCCGGCCGCGCGTTCACCGGTCCGCAGAACGGCATCGCGATCTCCGGCGACTACCTGTCGGCGGCGTCGTTCCTCGGCATCGCCGGCGCCATCGCGGTGTACGGCTACGACGGGTTCCTGTACTCGATCGGCTTCCTGGTGGCGTGGCTGGTCGCGCTGCTGCTGGTGGCGGAACTGCTGCGCAACACCGGCAAGTTCACCATGGGCGACGTGCTCGCGTTCCGGATGAAGCAGCGTCCGGTGCGCGCGGCGGCGGCGATTTCGACGCTCGTGGTGTCGTTCTTCTACCTGCTGGCGCAGATGGCCGGCGCGGGCGGCCTCGTCGCGCTGCTGCTGGGCATCGAGGGCAAGGCCGCGCAGTCGCTGGTGATCGCGGTGGTCGGCGTGATCATGATCGCCTACGTCCTCATCGGCGGCATGAAGGGCACCACCTGGGTCCAGATCATCAAGGCGGCGCTGCTGATCGTCGGCGCGCTGGCGATGACGCTGTGGGTGCTCGGCAAGTACGGCTTCAACTTCTCCTCGCTGCTGCAGGGCGCGGTCGACAAGGCGGGCAAGGCCGGCGAGGCGCTGCTCGGGCCGGGCAAGCAGTACGGCAAGGACGGCACGACGAAGCTGGACTTCTTCTCGCTTGGCATCGCGCTGGTGCTGGGCACCGCGGGCCTGCCGCACGTGCTGATGCGCTTCTACACCGTGCCGACCGCGCGCGAGGCGCGTCGTTCGGTCGTGTGGGCGATCGTGCTGATCGGCGTGTTCTACCTGTTCACGCTGGTGCTCGGCTACGGCGCGGGCGCGCTGGTCGGTCCGGACGCGATCAAGAAGGCGCCCGGCGGCGTGAACTCCGCGGCCCCGTTGCTGGCGCTGAACCTCGGCGGCCCGGTGCTGCTGGGGCTGATCTCGGCGATCGCGTTCGCCACGATCCTCGCCGTGGTCGCGGGTCTGACGATCACCGCGTCCGCCTCGTTCGCGCACGACGTCTACGCGAACGTGCTGAAGAAGGGCAAGGCCAACACCGGTTCGGAGGTGCGCGTCGCGCGGATCACCGCCGTGGTGATCGGCATCGTCGCGATTCTCGGCGGCATTCTCGCGAACGGGCAGAACGTCGCGTTCCTGGTGGCGCTGGCCTTCGCGGTGGCGGCTTCGGCGAACCTGCCGACGATTCTGTACTCGCTGTTCTGGAAACGGTTCAACACCCAGGGCGCGCTGTGGAGCATTTACGGCGGGCTGATCGTGACGATCGTGCTCATCGTGTTCTCGCCCGCCGTTTCCGGGAAGCCGGTCGACCCGAAGACGGGCAAGAGCGCGTCGATGCTGCAGGGCGTCGACTTCCACTGGTTCCCGCTCGACAACCCGGGTCTGGTGTCGATCCCGATCGCGTTCATCCTGGGCTGGCTGGGCACGATCCTGTCGAAGGAACACGACCCGGCGAAGTTCGCCGAAATGGAAGTACGGGCGCTGACCGGTGCGGGCGCGGAAAAGGCCGTGCAGCACTGA
- the meaB gene encoding methylmalonyl Co-A mutase-associated GTPase MeaB, translated as MAGPDLDELVGRAREGQPRAVARLISLVEDSSPHVADIARALTPYTGRARVVGLTGPPGVGKSTSTSALLTALRGEGLRVGVLAIDPSSPFSGGALLGDRIRMTEHATDPGVFIRSMATRGHLGGLSWATPQAVRVLDAAGFDVVLIETVGVGQSEVDVVKLADTTVVLLAPGMGDGIQAAKAGVLEIADVFVVNKADRDGADATVHDLKQMIALARRELRGPSWRQPIVRTVAAKGEGVDEVVSALRSHHEWLVAHGELDRRRAARAREEVAAIALRRLHAELADLRHGDRLGEVAARVVARELDPFAAADELIAELKG; from the coding sequence GTCGGCCGCGCGCGGGAAGGACAACCGCGCGCGGTCGCCCGGCTCATTTCTCTTGTTGAGGACTCTTCGCCGCACGTGGCGGACATCGCCCGCGCTTTGACGCCCTACACCGGGCGCGCTCGCGTCGTCGGGCTCACCGGCCCGCCCGGGGTCGGCAAGTCGACCTCGACGTCCGCGCTGCTCACCGCCTTGCGCGGCGAGGGTTTGCGGGTCGGGGTGCTGGCGATCGACCCGTCGTCGCCGTTCTCCGGCGGCGCCTTGCTCGGCGACCGGATCCGGATGACCGAGCACGCCACCGATCCCGGCGTGTTCATCCGCTCGATGGCCACACGAGGACATCTCGGCGGCCTTTCGTGGGCGACCCCGCAGGCGGTTCGGGTGCTGGACGCCGCCGGGTTCGACGTGGTGCTGATCGAGACTGTCGGGGTTGGACAGTCCGAAGTGGACGTCGTGAAGCTGGCGGACACCACGGTGGTGCTGCTGGCCCCGGGAATGGGCGACGGCATCCAGGCGGCGAAAGCCGGGGTGCTGGAGATCGCGGACGTGTTCGTGGTCAACAAAGCCGACCGCGACGGGGCGGACGCGACGGTGCACGACCTGAAGCAGATGATCGCCCTGGCCCGCCGCGAACTGCGCGGGCCGAGCTGGCGACAGCCGATCGTCCGCACGGTGGCGGCGAAGGGCGAGGGCGTCGACGAGGTGGTGTCGGCGTTGCGCTCGCACCACGAATGGCTTGTGGCCCACGGGGAATTGGACCGCCGCCGCGCCGCGCGCGCCCGGGAGGAGGTCGCCGCGATCGCGTTGCGGAGGCTGCACGCGGAACTGGCGGACCTCCGGCACGGCGACCGGTTGGGCGAGGTGGCGGCGCGAGTGGTGGCCCGGGAACTGGACCCGTTCGCGGCGGCGGACGAGCTGATCGCGGAGCTGAAGGGCTAA
- a CDS encoding isocitrate lyase/phosphoenolpyruvate mutase family protein — MSAEELRALHVPGKPLILPNAWDADTAKAVEAAGFPVVATSSAAVAAALGHADHEGASADEMLAAAKRIVDAVSVPVTVDAEAGYGLAPAELAARLQEIGAVGCNIEDTDHGKGGQRPAAEQAEWLAGLRRAAGDGLVVNARVDSFLGAPDEQAVLDDAVARGRAYLEAGADCVYPILVRSSEVLAEFVRRVGGPVNASALPGGPGLAGLAELGVARISLGAGLWRYLRGVLEGTLGEIAQGKLPY; from the coding sequence GTGAGTGCCGAGGAGTTGCGGGCGCTGCACGTCCCGGGGAAGCCGTTGATTCTGCCGAACGCTTGGGACGCGGATACCGCCAAGGCGGTGGAAGCGGCGGGATTCCCGGTGGTGGCAACGAGTTCCGCGGCGGTCGCGGCGGCGCTCGGGCACGCCGACCACGAGGGCGCGTCGGCGGACGAGATGCTCGCGGCGGCCAAGCGGATCGTGGACGCCGTGTCGGTGCCGGTGACGGTGGACGCCGAGGCTGGATACGGCCTGGCCCCGGCAGAACTTGCCGCCCGGCTGCAAGAGATCGGTGCAGTTGGCTGCAATATCGAGGACACCGACCACGGGAAGGGCGGTCAGCGACCGGCAGCGGAGCAGGCGGAGTGGCTCGCCGGGTTGCGCCGGGCGGCCGGCGACGGGCTCGTGGTCAACGCGCGCGTGGATTCGTTCCTCGGGGCACCGGACGAGCAGGCGGTGCTCGACGACGCCGTCGCGCGCGGGCGGGCGTATCTCGAAGCCGGGGCCGACTGTGTGTACCCGATTCTCGTGCGTTCGTCGGAGGTGCTGGCCGAGTTCGTCCGTCGGGTGGGCGGTCCGGTCAACGCTTCGGCGCTTCCCGGCGGTCCGGGACTGGCCGGGCTAGCCGAACTGGGGGTAGCCCGGATTTCGCTCGGTGCGGGATTGTGGCGGTATCTGCGCGGCGTGCTGGAGGGCACGCTGGGCGAGATCGCACAGGGGAAGCTGCCGTATTGA